The following coding sequences lie in one Oryza brachyantha chromosome 10, ObraRS2, whole genome shotgun sequence genomic window:
- the LOC102718305 gene encoding protein ENHANCED DISEASE RESISTANCE 2-like isoform X1: MRMEGWLYLIRSNRLGLQYSRKRYFVLEDAALRCFKAAPSPSSSSSSSSSSSSKREDPIRSAIIDSCIRVTDNGRESVHRSVFYIFTLYNATNHYDQLKLGARSSEEAARWIRCLMESALKSPRKDEHIVACSHRRWQAFRLSRRNNRMHSIDWTVFSSVHNDPMAADVIAPSPWTIFGCKNGLRLFTEAKDGGSEGKYWDDHPAIMAVGVVDANSEAVFQTIMSLGQSRSEWDFCLQEGRVVEHIDGHTDIIHKKLKGDWLPWGMRKRDLLLRRYWRREDDGTYVILYHSVFHYRCRSERGYVRACLKSGGYVISPVNQGNQSVVKHMLAIDWKFWKSYLFTSSAKSITIRMLGRVAALREFFRAKNGNCACLEFSSGELTRDMRLRQGENERIKIEMLPSGENNRLEDPTEGSLGGSNRHLSSAGSFIQLNDAADEFFDVPDESEYDQREAMWPSDESTHSVDQRHAKLSTAAVFVRKLHDLAVQKKGYVDLQGAADFDNGSFCYGCTLPKDSSCTMPSTWAMADPTTFLIRGESYLLDRHKIKAHSTLMQMVGADWIKSDKREDDLAGRPGGLVQKCAAQGGNKFFFIVNIQVPGSSTYSLALYYMMDTPLEKVPLLERFVNGDDAFRNSRFKLIPYISKGSWIVKQSVGKKACLVGQALEINYFRGSNYLELGVDIGSSTVARGVVSLVLGYLNNLVIEMAFLVQGNTQEELPEFLLGTCRLNYLDASKAVSIDEC, from the exons atgCGGATGGAGGGGTGGCTGTACCTGATCCGATCCAACCGCCTCGGGCTGCAGTACTCGCGGAAGAggtacttcgtgctcgaggaCGCCGCGCTCCGCTGCTTCAAGGCGgcgccctctccctcttcctcgtcctcgtcctcgtcctcgtcctcgtccaaACGCGAG GATCCTATTAGAAGTGCAATAATTGACTCTTGTATACGTGTCACAGACAATGGGAGAGAAAGTGTCCATAGAAGT GTTTTTTACATATTCACACTCTACAACGCCACTAACCATTATGATCAACTCAAG TTGGGGGCTCGAAGTTCAGAAGAAGCCGCTAGGTGGATCAGGTGTTTGATGGAGTCTGCCTTAAAG TCCCCAAGAAAAGATGAGCATATTGTTGCTTGTTCACATAGAAGATGGCAGGCTTTTAG GTTAAGCCGCCGTAATAACCGCATGCACTCAATAG ATTGGACTGTATTTTCTTCTGTCCATAATGATCCTATGGCGGCTGATGTTATTGCGCCTTCTCCATGGACAATATTTGGCTGTAAAAATG GATTGCGTTTGTTTACTGAGGCGAAGGATGGTGGTTCAGAGGGGAAG TATTGGGATGATCATCCAGCTATAATGGCTGTTGGTGTCGTTGATGCGAATTCTGAGGCTGTATTCCAGACTATAATGTCCCTTGGTCAATCAAGATCGGA GTGGGATTTCTGTTTGCAGGAAGGGAGAGTGGTCGAGCATATAGATGGTCATACGGACATAATCCACAAGAAATTAAAAGGCGACTGGTTACCATG GGGAATGAGAAAGAGGGATCTATTACTTAGACGATACTGGAGGAGAGAAGATGATGGAACTTATG TTATTCTATACCACTCTGTTTTCCACTACAGATGCCGTTCTGAGAGAGGCTATGTCCGTGCATGTCTTAAAA GTGGAGGATACGTAATATCACCGGTCAATCAGGGAAACCAATCTGTTGTGAAGCATATGCTTGCTATAGACTGGAAATTCTGGAAGTCTTATCTGTTTACCTCATCTGCAAAAAGTATCACTATACGCATGTTAGGAAGAGTAGCAG CCTTGCGGGAATTCTTCCGAGCGAAAAATGGAAATTGTGCTTGCTTAGAGTTCTCATCAGGTGAGTTGACAAGAGATATGCGTCTGCGACAAGGTGAAAACGAGCggataaaaattgaaatgctGCCATCAGGCGAGAATAACAGGCTTGAAGATCCTACAGAAGGATCACTGGGTGGTTCCAATAGACACTTAAGTAGCGCTGGTTCCTTCATACAACTAAACGATGCAGCAGATGAGTTCTTTGATGTCCCAGATGAATCAGAATATGATCAAAGAGAAGCCATGTGGCCTTCCGATGAGAGCACACATTCTGTG GACCAACGACATGCTAAATTATCCACCGCTGCTGTGTTTGTAAGAAAATTGCATGATCTTGCAG TCCAAAAGAAAGGATATGTTGACTTACAAGGAGCTGCCGATTTCGATAATGGGTCATTTTGCTACGGATGTACTCTTCCAAAAGATTCAAGCTGTACAATGCCTTCTACTTGGGCAATGGCAGATCCTACGACATTCTTAATCCGAGGGGAATCATATTTGCTTGATCGTCATAAG ATCAAGGCACACAGTACATTGATGCAAATGGTTGGTGCTGACTGGATAAAATCTGATAAGCGTGAGGATGATCTTGCTGGTCGCCCTGGAGGACTAGTCCAG AAATGTGCAGCACAAGGGGGCAACAAATTCTTTTTTATCGTTAACATACAG GTTCCCGGTTCATCCACATACAGCTTAGCCTTGTATTACATGATGGATACCCCATTGGAAAAAGTTCCTTTACTTGAAAGATTTGTAAATGGAGATGATGCATTCAGAAATTCAAGGTTCAAACTCATCCCTTACATCTCAAAG GGGTCTTGGATTGTAAAGCAGAGTGTGGGAAAGAAAGCTTGTTTGGTTGGTCAAGCACTAGAGATCAATTATTTCCGTGGAAGCAATTATTTGGAG CTTGGAGTTGATATAGGCTCGTCAACAGTTGCACGGGGTGTGGTGAGCCTTGTGCTTGGCTACTTGAACAACCTGGTGATTGAAATGGCCTTCTTGGTACAG GGTAACACGCAAGAAGAGCTCCCGGAGTTCCTCCTAGGCACCTGCCGACTGAACTACCTCGACGCCTCCAAGGCAGTGTCCATAGACGAGTGCTGA
- the LOC102718305 gene encoding protein ENHANCED DISEASE RESISTANCE 2-like isoform X2 has product MRMEGWLYLIRSNRLGLQYSRKRYFVLEDAALRCFKAAPSPSSSSSSSSSSSSKREDPIRSAIIDSCIRVTDNGRESVHRSVFYIFTLYNATNHYDQLKLGARSSEEAARWIRCLMESALKSPRKDEHIVACSHRRWQAFRLSRRNNRMHSIDWTVFSSVHNDPMAADVIAPSPWTIFGCKNGLRLFTEAKDGGSEGKYWDDHPAIMAVGVVDANSEAVFQTIMSLGQSRSEWDFCLQEGRVVEHIDGHTDIIHKKLKGDWLPWGMRKRDLLLRRYWRREDDGTYVILYHSVFHYRCRSERGYVRACLKSGGYVISPVNQGNQSVVKHMLAIDWKFWKSYLFTSSAKSITIRMLGRVAALREFFRAKNGNCACLEFSSGENNRLEDPTEGSLGGSNRHLSSAGSFIQLNDAADEFFDVPDESEYDQREAMWPSDESTHSVQDQRHAKLSTAAVFVRKLHDLAVQKKGYVDLQGAADFDNGSFCYGCTLPKDSSCTMPSTWAMADPTTFLIRGESYLLDRHKIKAHSTLMQMVGADWIKSDKREDDLAGRPGGLVQKCAAQGGNKFFFIVNIQVPGSSTYSLALYYMMDTPLEKVPLLERFVNGDDAFRNSRFKLIPYISKGSWIVKQSVGKKACLVGQALEINYFRGSNYLELGVDIGSSTVARGVVSLVLGYLNNLVIEMAFLVQGNTQEELPEFLLGTCRLNYLDASKAVSIDEC; this is encoded by the exons atgCGGATGGAGGGGTGGCTGTACCTGATCCGATCCAACCGCCTCGGGCTGCAGTACTCGCGGAAGAggtacttcgtgctcgaggaCGCCGCGCTCCGCTGCTTCAAGGCGgcgccctctccctcttcctcgtcctcgtcctcgtcctcgtcctcgtccaaACGCGAG GATCCTATTAGAAGTGCAATAATTGACTCTTGTATACGTGTCACAGACAATGGGAGAGAAAGTGTCCATAGAAGT GTTTTTTACATATTCACACTCTACAACGCCACTAACCATTATGATCAACTCAAG TTGGGGGCTCGAAGTTCAGAAGAAGCCGCTAGGTGGATCAGGTGTTTGATGGAGTCTGCCTTAAAG TCCCCAAGAAAAGATGAGCATATTGTTGCTTGTTCACATAGAAGATGGCAGGCTTTTAG GTTAAGCCGCCGTAATAACCGCATGCACTCAATAG ATTGGACTGTATTTTCTTCTGTCCATAATGATCCTATGGCGGCTGATGTTATTGCGCCTTCTCCATGGACAATATTTGGCTGTAAAAATG GATTGCGTTTGTTTACTGAGGCGAAGGATGGTGGTTCAGAGGGGAAG TATTGGGATGATCATCCAGCTATAATGGCTGTTGGTGTCGTTGATGCGAATTCTGAGGCTGTATTCCAGACTATAATGTCCCTTGGTCAATCAAGATCGGA GTGGGATTTCTGTTTGCAGGAAGGGAGAGTGGTCGAGCATATAGATGGTCATACGGACATAATCCACAAGAAATTAAAAGGCGACTGGTTACCATG GGGAATGAGAAAGAGGGATCTATTACTTAGACGATACTGGAGGAGAGAAGATGATGGAACTTATG TTATTCTATACCACTCTGTTTTCCACTACAGATGCCGTTCTGAGAGAGGCTATGTCCGTGCATGTCTTAAAA GTGGAGGATACGTAATATCACCGGTCAATCAGGGAAACCAATCTGTTGTGAAGCATATGCTTGCTATAGACTGGAAATTCTGGAAGTCTTATCTGTTTACCTCATCTGCAAAAAGTATCACTATACGCATGTTAGGAAGAGTAGCAG CCTTGCGGGAATTCTTCCGAGCGAAAAATGGAAATTGTGCTTGCTTAGAGTTCTCATCAG GCGAGAATAACAGGCTTGAAGATCCTACAGAAGGATCACTGGGTGGTTCCAATAGACACTTAAGTAGCGCTGGTTCCTTCATACAACTAAACGATGCAGCAGATGAGTTCTTTGATGTCCCAGATGAATCAGAATATGATCAAAGAGAAGCCATGTGGCCTTCCGATGAGAGCACACATTCTGTG CAGGACCAACGACATGCTAAATTATCCACCGCTGCTGTGTTTGTAAGAAAATTGCATGATCTTGCAG TCCAAAAGAAAGGATATGTTGACTTACAAGGAGCTGCCGATTTCGATAATGGGTCATTTTGCTACGGATGTACTCTTCCAAAAGATTCAAGCTGTACAATGCCTTCTACTTGGGCAATGGCAGATCCTACGACATTCTTAATCCGAGGGGAATCATATTTGCTTGATCGTCATAAG ATCAAGGCACACAGTACATTGATGCAAATGGTTGGTGCTGACTGGATAAAATCTGATAAGCGTGAGGATGATCTTGCTGGTCGCCCTGGAGGACTAGTCCAG AAATGTGCAGCACAAGGGGGCAACAAATTCTTTTTTATCGTTAACATACAG GTTCCCGGTTCATCCACATACAGCTTAGCCTTGTATTACATGATGGATACCCCATTGGAAAAAGTTCCTTTACTTGAAAGATTTGTAAATGGAGATGATGCATTCAGAAATTCAAGGTTCAAACTCATCCCTTACATCTCAAAG GGGTCTTGGATTGTAAAGCAGAGTGTGGGAAAGAAAGCTTGTTTGGTTGGTCAAGCACTAGAGATCAATTATTTCCGTGGAAGCAATTATTTGGAG CTTGGAGTTGATATAGGCTCGTCAACAGTTGCACGGGGTGTGGTGAGCCTTGTGCTTGGCTACTTGAACAACCTGGTGATTGAAATGGCCTTCTTGGTACAG GGTAACACGCAAGAAGAGCTCCCGGAGTTCCTCCTAGGCACCTGCCGACTGAACTACCTCGACGCCTCCAAGGCAGTGTCCATAGACGAGTGCTGA
- the LOC102699342 gene encoding auxin response factor 22: MKEVGEEDRCLDPQLWHACAGGMVQMPAVRSRVYYFAQGHAEHANGGGAAELAAATGPRALPALVLCCVEGVQFLADPESDEVYAKIRLAPVGPGEVEFQEPEELCPLGGDPSEPPEKPTSFAKTLTQSDANNGGGFSVPRYCAETIFPKLDYRADPPVQTVLAKDVHGEVWKFRHIYRGTPRRHLLTTGWSTFVNQKKLVAGDSIVFLRTRLGELCVGIRRAKRVACGGMECMSGWNAPGYGGFSAFLKEEESKMMKSPGGGYMRGRGKVRIADVAEAAGLAANGQPFEVAYYPRASTPEFVVKAASVQAAMRIQWCSGMRFKMAFETEDSSRISWFMGTISSVQVADPNRWPNSPWRLLQVSWDEPDLLQNVKCVSPWLVELVSSIPPIHLGPFSSPRKKLRVPPHPDFPFEGHLLNPIFHGNPLGPSNSPLCCYPDNAPAGIQGARHAQFGLPITDHQLNKLHLGLFHGGSFNRLDAIALPSRISKGFMVSSAPAHDNVSCLLSIGTPQTTEKCDDRKTTSHIMLFGKAIFTEQQITSSGSMETLSPGVTGNSSPTGNEQKAGNASDGSGSSICVGFLSQGHEASDLGLEAGHCKVFLESEDVGRTIDLSVLRSYEELYGQLADMFGIEKQEIISHLHYRDAAGVVKHTGEVPFSHFMKVARRLTIIAGDKGRIERPLIECLVEQA; this comes from the exons atgaaGGAGGTGGGTGAGGAGGACAGGTGCCTGGACCCGCAGCTATGGCACGCCTGCGCGGGCGGCATGGTGCAGATGCCGGCCGTGCGCTCCCGCGTGTACTACTTCGCGCAGGGGCACGCGGAGCACGCcaacggcggcggggcggcggagctcgccgcggcgacggggccgcgcgcgctcccggcGCTCGTGCTCTGCTGCGTGGAAGGGGTGCAGTTCTTGGCTGATCCGGAGAGCGACGAGGTGTACGCCAAGATCCGGCTCGCGCCGGTTGGCCCGGGGGAGGTGGAGTTCCAGGAGCCGGAGGAGCTCTGCCCGCTCGGCGGCGACCCCTCGGAGCCCCCCGAGAAGCCGACCTCGTTCGCCAAGACGCTGACGCAGTCCGACGCCAACAACGGCGGGGGTTTCTCGGTGCCGCGCTACTGCGCGGAGACCATCTTCCCCAAGCTGGACTACAGGGCCGACCCGCCGGTGCAGACGGTGCTCGCCAAGGACGTGCACGGGGAGGTGTGGAAGTTCCGGCACATCTACCGCGGCACGCCGCGCCGGCATTTGCTCACGACGGGGTGGAGCACGTTCGTGAACCAGAAGAAGCTCGTCGCGGGGGACTCGATCGTGTTCTTGCGCACCAGGCTCGGCGAGCTGTGCGTCGGGATACGGCGGGCGAAGCGCGTGGCGTGCGGCGGCATGGAGTGCATGTCCGGGTGGAACGCGCCGGGCTACGGAGGCTTCTCGGCGTTcttgaaggaggaggagagcaagATGATGAAGAGCCCCGGTGGTGGGTACATGAGGGGCAGGGGGAAGGTGAGGATTGCCGATGTCGCGGAGGCCGCCGGCCTAGCGGCGAACGGGCAGCCGTTCGAGGTGGCATACTACCCGAGGGCGAGCACGCCGGAGTTTGTCGTGAAGGCTGCATCAGTGCAGGCTGCAATGAGGATCCAGTGGTGCTCCGGGATGAGGTTCAAGATGGCATTTGAGACAGAGGATTCGTCAAGGATTAGCTGGTTCATGGGGACAATATCTTCCGTTCAGGTTGCTGATCCAAACAGATGGCCAAATTCGCCATGGAGACTTCTTCAG GTGTCGTGGGATGAACCGGACCTGTTGCAGAATGTGAAATGTGTCAGCCCATGGCTTGTGGAGCTTGTGTCCAGCATTCCACCAATCCATTTAGGACCATTTTCTTCACCTCGAAAGAAGTTGCGGGTTCCTCCACATCCTGACTTCCCATTTGAGGGTCATTTGTTGAATCCGATTTTCCACGGGAACCCACTTGGTCCTAGCAACAGCCCCCTGTGCTGTTACCCGGACAACGCTCCTGCAGGCATACAGGGAGCCAGGCATGCTCAATTTGGTTTACCAATAACAGACCACCAGCTTAACAAGCTGCACCTCGGTCTGTTCCATGGAGGCAGTTTTAACAGACTTGATGCTATTGCTCTGCCTTCGCGGATATCCAAGGGCTTTATGGTCAGTAGTGCACCTGCTCATGACAATGTCTCTTGTTTGTTGTCAATCGGTACACCACAGACCACAGAGAAATGTGATGACAGAAAGACGACATCCCACATAATGCTGTTTGGAAAGGCTATATTTACTGAGCAGCAGATAACTTCAAGCGGATCGATGGAGACACTCTCCCCTGGAGTTACAGGAAATAGCTCACCCACTGGCAATGAGCAGAAGGCAGGAAATGCATCTGATGGTTCTGGTTCATCGATTTGCGTTGGTTTCTTGTCCCAAGGTCATGAAGCTTCTGACCTTGGTTTAGAAGCTGGGCACTGCAAAGTATTTTTGGAATCAGAGGACGTTGGTCGCACCATTGACCTGTCTGTCTTAAGGTCATATGAAGAACTGTACGGTCAACTGGCTGATATGTTTGGAATCGAGAAACAAGAAATCATAAGCCATCTTCATTACCGTGACGCAGCCGGTGTAGTGAAGCATACCGGTGAGGTACCATTCAG CCACTTCATGAAAGTTGCACGGAGGCTTACAATAATTGCCGGTGACAAGGGGAGAATTGAGAGGCCTCTCATCGAATGCTTAGTTGAGCAGGCGTGA